Proteins encoded within one genomic window of Equus caballus isolate H_3958 breed thoroughbred chromosome 20, TB-T2T, whole genome shotgun sequence:
- the OR10AL46 gene encoding olfactory receptor 10C1, with amino-acid sequence MNLSCSLWQDNSMSVKQFAFTKFCYITEQCFFSFTLILFMFLASLTGNALIALAIWTNPVLHTPMYFFLANLSLLKIGYTCSVIPKMLQSLVSEARGISREACATQMFFFSFLGISECCLLAAMAYDRYIAICSPLHYATRMSRGVCAQLAMISWGVGCMVSLGQTNYIFSLDFCGPCEIDHFFCDLPPILALACGDTSHNEAAVFVVAILCISSPFLLIIASYGRVLAAVLIMPSPEGRRKALSTCSSHLLVVTLFYGSGSVTYLRPKASHSPGVDKLLALFYTVVTSMLNLIIYSLRNKEVKAALRRTLWEKKVLSHG; translated from the coding sequence ATGAACCTCAGTTGCTCCTTGTGGCAGGACAATAGTATGTCTGTCAAACAATTTGCATTTACCAAATTCTGTTACATCACTGAACagtgtttcttttcatttacccTCATCTTGTTCATGTTCTTAGCATCACTCACAGGCAATGCTCTCATAGCCCTTGCCATCTGGACCAACCCAgtcctccacacacccatgtacttcttcctggcCAACTTGTCTCTCTTGAAGATTGGCTACACTTGCTCCGTCATACCCAAAATGCTGCAGAGCCTCGTGAGTGAGGCCCGAGGAATCTCTCGGGAGGCGTGTGCTacacagatgtttttcttttcatttcttggtATCAGTGAGTGCTGTCTTTTGGCAGCCATGGCTTACGACCGCTATATAGCCATATGCTCCCCACTTCACTATGCAACACGAATGAGTCGTGGAGTGTGTGCCCagttggcaatgatttcttggggAGTGGGGTGCATGGTAAGCTTGGGCCAGACCAACTACATTTTCTCCTTGGACTTCTGTGGCCCTTGTGAAATagaccacttcttctgtgacctcCCCCCTATCCTGGCACTTGCTTGTGGGGATACATCCCATAATGAGGCTGCAGTCTTTGTGGTGGCCATCCTTTGCATTTCCAGCCCATTTTTACTGATCATTGCTTCCTATGGCAGAGTTCTAGCAGCTGTGCTGATCATGCCGTCACCTGAGGGCCGCCGGAAAGCCCTTTCCACCTGTTCTTCCCACCTACTTGTAGTAACACTCTTCTATGGCTCAGGATCTGTCACCTACTTGAGGCCCAAGGCTAGCCATTCACCAGGAGTAGATAAACTCCTAGCCCTCTTCTATACAGTGGTCACATCCATGCTCAACCTCATCATCTATAGTTTGCGGAACAAGGAAGTCAAGGCAGCTCTCCGGAGAACCCTGTGGGAGAAAAAAGTTTTGAGTCATGGGTAG